A window of the Drosophila simulans strain w501 chromosome 2L, Prin_Dsim_3.1, whole genome shotgun sequence genome harbors these coding sequences:
- the LOC6730737 gene encoding uncharacterized protein LOC6730737 codes for MRKLQILGFLCVWALICLGSCFAYPRAKTSYVNDFVFPTEDEHVIPPWQQYSNEHSSQSRDLKLAKCTDFQLDNASGNARLIFISYKKVEDPLQSLKKALVEELNLPELVVSLQVVRSGKNRLVFELPSALDALFTLNSYCNRYRDRNDLTYEIISVLK; via the exons ATGAGGAAACTGCAAATATTGGGATTTCTGTGCGTGTGGGCTCTTATTTGCCTTGGCAGTTGTTTCGCCT ATCCCAGGGCAAAGACCTCGTACGTAAATGACTTTGTGTTCCCCACCGAAGATGAGCACGTCATTCCCCCCTGGCAGCAGTACTCAAATGAACACTCATCGCAGTCCAGAGACTTGAAACTGGCCAAATGCACTGACTTCCAACTGGACAACGCCTCTGGCAATGCTCGCCTGATCTTCATCAGCTACAAGAAAGTGGAGGATCCTCTTCAGAGCCTGAAAAAGGCGCTAGTTGAGGAACTGAATCTCCCGGAACTTGTGGTCAGCCTGCAAGTGGTGAGGAGTGGGAAAAACCGCTTGGTCTTTGagctgcccagtgctctgGATGCCCTCTTCACTCTGAATAGTTACTGCAATCGGTATCGCGATCGTAACGATCTCACCTATGAAATCATCAGCGTTCTGAAGTGA